In Brevibacillus brevis, a genomic segment contains:
- a CDS encoding ImmA/IrrE family metallo-endopeptidase — MLAAILDEICEPKTWLESRVYLLLRHLGMEQPEQLDLHRICSTYGIEIKEIAGRSRAHAHPSIPGWYVIAVDSSLDPAEKRVKIAHELGHLLLHVGVQPQSTGWMIDWQESQANHFAEHLLLPYFMIGPLLTDCDRYRAPVYLAQRFQVPLPLARSRFERLLARLHAKGYPVYW, encoded by the coding sequence ATGCTCGCTGCCATTCTAGATGAAATTTGCGAACCGAAGACGTGGCTGGAGAGCCGAGTCTATCTGCTCCTCCGACATCTCGGCATGGAGCAGCCGGAACAGCTCGACTTGCATCGCATATGCTCGACGTACGGCATCGAGATCAAGGAGATTGCAGGCCGCAGCAGGGCTCACGCGCACCCCTCCATTCCAGGTTGGTATGTGATCGCGGTGGACTCCAGCCTCGATCCCGCTGAAAAGCGGGTAAAAATCGCCCACGAGCTTGGCCATCTTCTGCTGCATGTCGGTGTCCAGCCGCAGAGTACCGGGTGGATGATCGATTGGCAAGAATCGCAGGCCAACCACTTCGCCGAGCATCTGCTGCTCCCTTACTTCATGATTGGTCCCCTGTTGACGGACTGCGACCGATACCGCGCCCCCGTCTATTTGGCGCAGCGTTTTCAAGTGCCCCTGCCGCTGGCCCGCAGCAGATTTGAACGGCTTCTGGCACGACTGCATGCCAAAGGGTATCCGGTTTACTGGTGA
- a CDS encoding DinB family protein, whose product MERKELLLANWEHTYEKEDWYPPLRDALSGLTASQASWRPAGEAANTIWEIVSHLLYYKERLLHRLLDTEFPGSANDNDDTFTPSGGPEDEEAWQTTQQRMGDVHRQIREKLASLSEEELDRPLPTAPIFQSVMSIMLHDACHTGQIIQIRKLQGSWPARRHFD is encoded by the coding sequence ATGGAACGCAAAGAACTGTTGCTTGCAAACTGGGAGCATACGTACGAAAAGGAAGACTGGTATCCGCCCCTGCGCGATGCGCTGTCTGGATTGACCGCCTCCCAGGCGAGCTGGCGTCCGGCTGGAGAAGCCGCCAACACCATTTGGGAGATCGTCAGTCATTTGCTTTACTACAAGGAACGTTTGCTTCATCGCCTGCTCGACACTGAGTTTCCGGGCTCGGCAAACGACAACGACGATACGTTCACCCCTTCCGGAGGACCCGAGGATGAGGAAGCTTGGCAAACAACACAGCAGCGCATGGGGGACGTGCACCGGCAGATTCGGGAAAAGCTGGCGTCACTGAGCGAAGAAGAGCTCGACCGGCCTTTGCCTACCGCACCCATCTTCCAGAGCGTCATGAGTATCATGCTGCACGATGCCTGTCACACCGGCCAAATCATTCAAATCCGCAAGCTTCAAGGCTCGTGGCCGGCCCGCCGCCATTTTGACTGA
- a CDS encoding CGNR zinc finger domain-containing protein: MEWLFIDFLNSDWRDWRGSGRRENRLEKTEWMESFLQEWGLDAPLPVEPKIVAGLVELRECLRRMTESLVRGTALDGDDLAALNRALALAPSHSEIRHSEEGGYRMEKVSAVSGWDLVASRIAQSFADLLVHEEAKRIKICDNPDCRWVFYDESRNRVRRWCDDKMCGNLMKVRRFRERQKSKG, from the coding sequence GTGGAGTGGCTGTTCATTGATTTTTTAAATAGCGACTGGCGAGATTGGCGCGGCTCGGGTCGGAGAGAAAATCGGCTGGAGAAAACAGAATGGATGGAAAGCTTTTTGCAAGAGTGGGGGCTCGATGCGCCGCTGCCCGTCGAACCGAAAATCGTGGCCGGCCTCGTGGAGCTGCGGGAGTGCCTGAGGCGGATGACGGAGTCTTTGGTTAGGGGGACAGCGCTGGATGGCGACGATTTGGCGGCTTTGAATCGGGCGTTGGCTTTGGCCCCTTCGCATTCGGAAATTCGGCACAGCGAGGAGGGGGGCTATCGCATGGAGAAAGTAAGTGCAGTCAGCGGCTGGGACCTGGTCGCCTCCCGGATCGCCCAGTCGTTTGCCGACCTGCTCGTCCACGAGGAAGCGAAGCGGATCAAAATTTGCGACAATCCCGATTGCAGATGGGTCTTCTATGATGAGAGCCGCAACCGCGTGCGCCGCTGGTGCGACGATAAAATGTGCGGCAATCTCATGAAGGTGCGCCGATTCCGCGAGCGGCAAAAATCAAAAGGGTGA
- a CDS encoding alpha/beta fold hydrolase: protein MVAACTAIWNLRPYPPDEAAKTAMQGGEGITVIDSGDWLAFEGGETREPGVILYPGALVKAESYSPLARLLAGDGYRVFIAKMPLNLAVSDVERASQVIKAYPHQSFVIGGHSLGGAMAARYAASHPDRIAGVILLGAYPDKKGNLKDTGLPVLSLLGSRDGVVNREKYESGKQYLPDDALYMSIEGGNHSQFGSYGMQEGDQAAVITPQDQWQQTAGAIKEWLQTKVNLPSEE from the coding sequence ATGGTGGCTGCCTGTACAGCGATCTGGAATTTGCGTCCCTATCCGCCTGATGAGGCTGCGAAAACTGCCATGCAGGGGGGAGAAGGGATCACGGTCATTGATTCGGGGGACTGGCTGGCGTTTGAAGGGGGGGAGACGCGGGAACCGGGCGTGATTTTGTATCCGGGAGCATTGGTGAAAGCCGAGAGCTACTCCCCGCTGGCGCGCCTTTTGGCAGGGGACGGCTACCGCGTCTTTATCGCCAAGATGCCGCTCAATCTGGCAGTAAGCGACGTGGAGCGGGCAAGCCAAGTGATCAAAGCGTACCCGCATCAATCCTTTGTCATCGGCGGCCACTCTCTCGGCGGGGCGATGGCTGCGAGATATGCGGCGAGCCATCCCGATCGGATCGCCGGCGTGATCTTGCTGGGAGCGTACCCGGATAAAAAGGGCAACCTCAAGGATACGGGTTTGCCGGTGCTTTCCCTGCTGGGCTCCCGGGATGGCGTGGTCAACCGGGAGAAGTACGAGAGCGGCAAGCAGTATTTGCCTGACGATGCCCTGTACATGAGCATCGAAGGAGGAAACCATTCCCAGTTTGGCAGCTACGGCATGCAGGAAGGCGATCAGGCGGCCGTAATCACTCCGCAGGACCAATGGCAGCAGACCGCCGGAGCGATCAAGGAATGGCTGCAAACAAAAGTCAATCTGCCTTCGGAGGAATGA
- a CDS encoding S24 family peptidase — MKRVFIAGDAYSTRFFDLPLESDDELSLLPSLEVASYHVARFALVMQDDGLVGIGICPGSFLLVSDFSLEPITGRPVLVRQEGQFLVRIAADVNPVECRLTTTRPEDPPLVLPSENIRIAGVVSGIIPPKAD, encoded by the coding sequence GTGAAACGTGTATTCATCGCGGGCGACGCTTACAGCACCCGCTTTTTCGATTTGCCTTTGGAGAGCGACGATGAACTCTCCCTCCTGCCTTCTCTCGAGGTCGCCAGCTACCATGTAGCCCGATTCGCCCTCGTCATGCAGGATGACGGACTGGTGGGAATCGGGATCTGCCCGGGCAGCTTCCTCCTGGTTTCGGACTTTTCACTGGAGCCGATCACAGGAAGGCCTGTACTGGTCAGGCAGGAAGGACAGTTCCTCGTCCGGATCGCGGCGGACGTAAATCCGGTGGAGTGCCGATTGACGACGACTCGCCCGGAGGACCCGCCGCTCGTCTTGCCATCTGAAAACATCCGGATCGCGGGTGTCGTCTCGGGGATCATTCCTCCGAAGGCAGATTGA
- a CDS encoding LrgB family protein produces MISGFLGFLFTIAVYLVAKRLYRYKPILLFSPLLFTPIVLVCLLLVTHTAYDTYNAGGKWLAYMLQPATIAFAVPLYKHYPLLKKHAAQILVSVMSGSAVAVLSSAVLALLLHVDKQVMYSLLPRSVTTPIAMNVSQMIGGVPSITAVLVLITGLLGSVIGPYVISYLRIQDDIARGVMLGTSAHGAGTSKAFEIGSVTGTVSSISMILAALLTQLAATVVV; encoded by the coding sequence ATGATCAGCGGATTTCTCGGCTTTCTGTTCACCATCGCGGTCTATCTGGTCGCCAAACGGCTCTACCGCTACAAACCGATCCTGCTGTTTTCGCCGCTGCTCTTTACGCCGATCGTCCTGGTCTGCCTGCTGCTGGTGACGCACACGGCCTACGATACGTACAACGCCGGCGGAAAATGGCTGGCCTACATGCTCCAGCCCGCGACCATCGCGTTTGCGGTTCCGCTTTACAAGCATTATCCCCTGTTGAAAAAGCATGCCGCGCAAATCCTGGTCAGCGTCATGTCGGGCTCGGCAGTCGCGGTGCTCTCCTCCGCCGTCCTGGCTCTTTTGCTGCATGTGGACAAACAGGTGATGTACAGCCTGCTGCCTCGGTCGGTCACCACACCGATCGCCATGAACGTCTCGCAGATGATCGGCGGCGTCCCTTCGATCACGGCTGTGCTCGTGCTGATCACGGGGCTGCTCGGATCCGTGATCGGCCCCTATGTCATTTCGTACCTGCGCATTCAGGACGATATCGCACGCGGTGTCATGCTTGGAACGAGCGCCCACGGTGCCGGGACCTCGAAAGCATTTGAAATCGGCTCCGTAACCGGGACCGTTTCCAGCATCTCCATGATCCTGGCTGCACTGCTGACACAGCTGGCGGCGACCGTGGTGGTATAA
- the fdhD gene encoding formate dehydrogenase accessory sulfurtransferase FdhD yields the protein MTNLTKTIHRSVLKISADSHGWEDDEIVTEYPLTIFLNDEEFATIVCTPADLEEMVIGFLAAEGAIKSCAEVKQLSIDEAQGFAYVDLHKETILSQSFYSKRRITSCCGKSRQSFYFFSDARTARPVEGTVSVTPEQCMRLMRDLQAASEIHRQTGGVHNAALCSPDQILLSYSDIGRHNALDKIYGKCLRERIQTGDKVLVFSGRISSEVLLKAAKIGASVILSKSAPTDLALQLAEELNITAVGFIRHDKMNVYTHAGRIAID from the coding sequence ATGACGAATCTGACAAAGACGATCCACCGATCCGTGCTGAAAATATCCGCCGACAGCCATGGCTGGGAAGACGATGAGATCGTCACGGAGTACCCGTTGACCATTTTTTTGAATGACGAGGAATTCGCCACCATCGTCTGCACCCCGGCCGATCTCGAGGAGATGGTCATCGGATTTCTCGCCGCGGAAGGAGCCATCAAGAGCTGTGCGGAAGTCAAACAGCTCTCCATCGATGAAGCGCAAGGATTTGCCTACGTGGATCTGCACAAGGAGACGATTCTCTCGCAGAGCTTTTATTCCAAGCGGCGAATTACTTCCTGCTGCGGAAAGAGCCGTCAGTCTTTTTACTTTTTCAGCGACGCGCGGACTGCGCGGCCGGTCGAAGGGACGGTCTCGGTCACGCCCGAGCAGTGCATGCGCTTGATGCGGGACTTGCAGGCCGCCTCCGAGATCCACCGCCAAACGGGAGGAGTCCATAACGCGGCGCTGTGCTCCCCGGATCAAATTTTGCTGTCGTACTCGGACATCGGCAGGCACAACGCGCTCGACAAAATTTACGGAAAATGCCTCAGGGAGAGGATCCAGACCGGGGACAAGGTGCTGGTGTTCAGCGGACGCATCTCTTCGGAGGTGCTGCTCAAGGCGGCGAAAATCGGCGCTTCCGTCATCCTCTCCAAATCAGCGCCGACCGACCTGGCCCTCCAGCTGGCGGAAGAGCTGAACATTACGGCCGTCGGTTTTATCCGCCACGACAAGATGAATGTATACACGCATGCCGGACGGATCGCGATCGACTGA
- a CDS encoding inositol monophosphatase family protein, producing the protein MKTADVNFCEELVRSVGQELLCAFENGAPCGSTKEMAERFSHINSKAELRLKTDLAQRFPEYGWSEAELDIEKQRKPEFDQPYWVCDVIDGAVHFFQRMPMWSVSLCLVHAGTPLFSIVYDPCRDELFSAVAGQGAKLNGEPIRVSAKAELSEALLGTLFASSFPMDLTAGKHTADSLQRIMPEAFAVRMQGSVALHLAYVACGRLDGYWEYGIGAYDWLAGLLLVKEAGGNVSNADRDGEYDWEGYGIVAAGPGIHAKLLPLTPVSA; encoded by the coding sequence ATGAAGACAGCTGATGTCAACTTTTGCGAAGAACTGGTGAGAAGCGTCGGTCAGGAGCTGCTGTGCGCGTTTGAAAACGGGGCCCCTTGCGGCAGCACAAAGGAAATGGCGGAGCGCTTCTCGCACATCAATTCAAAGGCGGAGCTGCGCCTGAAAACGGACTTGGCACAGCGATTCCCCGAATACGGCTGGTCCGAAGCGGAGCTCGATATCGAGAAGCAGCGCAAGCCCGAGTTTGACCAGCCTTATTGGGTGTGCGACGTCATAGACGGTGCCGTGCACTTCTTCCAAAGGATGCCGATGTGGTCCGTGTCGCTTTGCCTCGTCCACGCCGGGACGCCGCTTTTCTCCATCGTGTACGATCCGTGCCGCGACGAGCTGTTCAGCGCCGTAGCCGGACAGGGAGCAAAGCTCAACGGCGAACCGATTCGCGTATCCGCGAAAGCCGAGCTTTCCGAAGCCCTCCTCGGGACGCTGTTTGCTTCGTCATTCCCGATGGATCTGACAGCCGGAAAACATACGGCTGACTCCCTCCAGCGGATCATGCCCGAGGCTTTTGCCGTCCGGATGCAAGGGTCTGTAGCGCTTCATCTCGCCTACGTCGCGTGCGGGCGTCTGGATGGCTATTGGGAGTACGGGATCGGGGCGTACGATTGGCTGGCCGGCCTTCTCCTGGTAAAGGAAGCTGGGGGGAACGTCTCCAACGCCGACAGAGATGGGGAGTACGACTGGGAAGGATACGGCATCGTTGCGGCTGGTCCTGGGATCCACGCGAAGCTGCTTCCACTGACTCCGGTATCTGCGTAA
- a CDS encoding Dps family protein translates to MKTATEMTLVTLLNKQVANWTVLYTKLHNYHWNVKGPQFFTLHGKFEELYNEASEHIDALAERVLSIGGTPVATLAACMQTASISEAPAGETAEQMVGSIVRDFSLLVDELKTAREAAQQADDEATADMLLSIQSGLEKHIWMLNAFLQ, encoded by the coding sequence ATGAAAACCGCAACGGAAATGACCCTCGTTACCCTTTTGAATAAACAAGTAGCCAACTGGACCGTCCTGTACACCAAGCTGCACAACTACCACTGGAATGTGAAAGGTCCTCAATTCTTCACCTTGCATGGAAAGTTTGAAGAGCTCTACAACGAGGCCAGCGAGCATATCGACGCACTGGCGGAACGCGTCCTGAGCATCGGAGGGACACCGGTCGCAACGCTCGCAGCTTGTATGCAAACGGCAAGCATCTCGGAAGCACCAGCCGGCGAAACGGCCGAGCAAATGGTGGGCAGCATCGTACGCGACTTCTCTCTCTTGGTGGACGAGCTGAAAACCGCCAGGGAAGCGGCACAGCAAGCCGATGATGAGGCGACAGCGGATATGCTCCTGTCTATCCAAAGCGGCCTGGAAAAACACATTTGGATGCTGAACGCCTTCCTGCAATAA
- a CDS encoding molybdenum cofactor guanylyltransferase, with the protein MNGSKIRAVILAGGNSSRMGTPKEMLEWRGGTFLSVLVKEASALGLPCLVVSNAPERVATMVKGGLSAEVTPDLVPSAGPVSGIVTAFRAASEEALLILSCDLPFMDRKQLEKLCRFADDCNDWDVAAANVLGRLHPLCAVYHRRTQPIWEQALREGQYRLMSTLGGLRVCTTPEGLLDEWAVFNANTPEDYQIALAEENRRNKGQA; encoded by the coding sequence ATGAACGGATCGAAGATAAGGGCGGTCATCCTTGCAGGAGGAAACAGCAGCAGAATGGGCACGCCGAAAGAGATGCTGGAATGGAGAGGCGGTACGTTCCTAAGCGTACTGGTCAAGGAAGCATCCGCGCTGGGACTGCCCTGCCTGGTTGTATCCAATGCGCCGGAGCGTGTGGCGACCATGGTAAAGGGCGGACTGAGCGCAGAAGTGACCCCCGATCTGGTTCCTTCCGCAGGTCCAGTCAGTGGAATCGTGACGGCATTTCGGGCTGCCTCCGAAGAAGCGCTGCTCATTTTGTCCTGCGATCTCCCGTTTATGGACCGGAAGCAATTGGAGAAGCTCTGCAGGTTTGCCGACGATTGCAACGACTGGGATGTCGCAGCGGCAAACGTCCTGGGCAGGCTCCATCCCCTATGCGCCGTGTACCACCGGCGAACGCAGCCGATTTGGGAGCAGGCGCTGCGGGAGGGTCAGTACCGGCTCATGAGCACCTTGGGAGGATTGCGCGTATGCACGACACCCGAGGGACTTCTGGATGAATGGGCCGTCTTCAATGCCAACACCCCGGAGGACTACCAGATCGCACTAGCCGAGGAAAACAGAAGGAACAAAGGACAGGCGTAA
- a CDS encoding LysR family transcriptional regulator produces the protein MDIRHLQYFLEVARHKSFTKAAQALYITQPTISKMVRNLEEEIGVELFERAGKRVSLTDAGWVLFSQAEVMVKSFESMTVHIGELMELKRGRLRIGLPPMVGASFFPHAIGRFCEQYPGIRLELFEAGSNKVEADVGSGMLDCGVVLLPPKDDTFDYYSFVNEDIMLVVPSSHAFAGRSEVRFRELDGERFLLFHEDFALHNRIVDECVRVGFHPHVVYKSSQWDFLSEMAAAHIGITLLPETICSELDAERFRIIPLVEPTLKWHLGMIWRKNAYQSFALREWIRFSQEFLSERSRSK, from the coding sequence ATGGATATCCGCCATTTGCAGTACTTCTTGGAAGTCGCACGCCACAAGAGCTTTACCAAGGCGGCGCAGGCCTTGTATATCACCCAGCCGACGATCAGCAAGATGGTTCGCAACCTCGAAGAAGAAATCGGGGTCGAGCTGTTCGAGCGGGCAGGCAAACGAGTCTCGTTGACCGATGCCGGCTGGGTGCTGTTTTCCCAGGCGGAAGTGATGGTCAAGTCGTTCGAAAGCATGACCGTCCACATCGGCGAACTGATGGAGCTGAAACGGGGCCGGCTGCGCATCGGCCTGCCGCCGATGGTGGGAGCGAGCTTTTTTCCCCACGCGATCGGCCGGTTTTGCGAGCAGTATCCCGGGATTCGTCTGGAGCTGTTTGAGGCGGGCTCGAACAAGGTGGAGGCCGATGTCGGATCGGGAATGCTCGACTGCGGCGTCGTTCTGCTCCCGCCGAAAGACGACACCTTCGATTATTACTCGTTCGTCAACGAGGACATTATGCTGGTCGTTCCGTCCTCCCATGCCTTTGCGGGCCGATCGGAAGTAAGGTTTCGTGAGCTGGATGGGGAAAGGTTCCTTTTGTTCCACGAAGACTTCGCCCTGCACAATCGGATCGTCGACGAATGCGTGCGGGTCGGCTTCCATCCGCATGTCGTCTACAAAAGCTCGCAATGGGATTTCCTCAGCGAGATGGCAGCCGCACATATCGGGATTACGCTGCTTCCCGAGACGATCTGCAGCGAGCTCGATGCCGAACGCTTCCGCATCATTCCGCTGGTCGAGCCTACGCTCAAGTGGCATCTCGGGATGATCTGGAGAAAAAACGCGTACCAGTCGTTTGCGCTGCGGGAATGGATCCGCTTTTCCCAGGAGTTCCTGTCCGAGCGCAGCCGGTCCAAATAG
- a CDS encoding helix-turn-helix transcriptional regulator, whose translation MLSQRLRTARRAKGFTQEELAELVCTTKGTISNYENNHSTPPNDMLRQLADILNVSTDWLLGRTDEPTSYSGSSSTAAEKRSLDELLQEKIDDPDDYYFLDGYLEASEEEKKEIRRYWYDLKKQWKARQVKETRPPSLFDITEPLKKK comes from the coding sequence ATGTTATCCCAGCGCTTACGTACCGCTCGTCGTGCGAAGGGCTTCACCCAGGAAGAGCTGGCAGAGCTCGTGTGCACGACCAAAGGGACGATCAGCAACTACGAGAACAACCACAGTACCCCGCCGAATGACATGCTTCGGCAGCTGGCGGACATCCTGAACGTCTCTACCGACTGGCTACTGGGACGAACGGACGAGCCGACGTCTTATTCTGGTTCCTCCTCGACAGCGGCAGAAAAGCGTTCATTGGACGAGCTGTTGCAGGAAAAGATTGACGATCCGGACGATTATTACTTTCTGGACGGATATTTGGAAGCTTCCGAAGAGGAAAAGAAGGAGATCCGCCGATACTGGTACGATCTTAAGAAACAGTGGAAAGCTCGCCAGGTCAAGGAAACCCGGCCGCCTTCCCTGTTTGACATCACGGAACCGCTGAAAAAAAAGTAG
- a CDS encoding amino acid permease: protein MSDNQLQRGLKARHLTMIAIGGSIGTGLFLASGGSIHSAGPGGALVAYMAISIMVYFLMTSLGEMAAFMPVTGSFSTYATRFVDPSLGFALGWNYWYNWAITIAVELSAAALIMKYWLPDVPSIIWSALFLVLMFLLNALSVKSYGESEYWFALIKVITVIVFIVIGVLMIFGIMGGEAVGFSNFTKGEAPFSGGFMAMLGVFMIAGFSFQGTELVGVAAGESENPARNIPKAIRQIFWRILLFYILAILVIGLLVPYDNPNLISGDITDIAISPFTIVFQKAGFAFAASVMNAVILTSVLSAGNSGMYASTRMLWVLAKEGKAPKWFAKITKNGVPINSLIVTALVGALCFLSSLFGDGTVYVWLLNASGMSGFIAWLGIAVSHYRFRKALLAQGRDLSELPYRAKWFPIGPILAFIICCVVIVGQNYSAFTGEAIDWNGVLVSYIGLPLFIVIWLGYKFAKKTKIVSLDKVDFRMEEDAR from the coding sequence ATGTCAGACAATCAATTGCAACGGGGCCTCAAAGCCCGCCACCTGACGATGATCGCCATCGGCGGCTCCATCGGCACAGGGCTGTTCCTCGCAAGCGGGGGCTCCATTCATTCGGCCGGACCCGGCGGGGCGTTGGTCGCTTATATGGCCATCAGCATCATGGTGTACTTCCTGATGACCAGTCTCGGGGAAATGGCTGCTTTCATGCCGGTCACCGGTTCGTTCAGCACGTACGCCACCCGCTTCGTCGATCCGTCCCTGGGCTTCGCTCTCGGCTGGAACTACTGGTACAACTGGGCGATTACCATCGCTGTCGAGCTTTCGGCTGCCGCACTCATTATGAAATATTGGCTGCCTGATGTTCCTTCGATCATCTGGAGCGCCTTGTTCCTCGTCCTTATGTTTTTGCTGAACGCCTTGTCCGTCAAATCGTACGGCGAGTCGGAATACTGGTTTGCTCTTATCAAAGTCATCACGGTCATCGTGTTTATTGTCATCGGGGTTTTGATGATTTTCGGAATCATGGGCGGGGAAGCCGTCGGTTTCTCGAACTTCACGAAAGGCGAAGCTCCGTTTAGCGGCGGGTTCATGGCGATGCTCGGCGTGTTTATGATCGCAGGCTTTTCCTTCCAAGGTACAGAGCTGGTCGGTGTCGCTGCCGGGGAGAGCGAAAACCCTGCGCGCAACATTCCCAAAGCCATCCGCCAAATCTTCTGGCGCATTCTGCTGTTCTACATTTTGGCGATCCTGGTCATCGGCCTTTTGGTTCCGTACGACAACCCGAACCTGATCAGCGGAGACATCACCGACATCGCGATCAGCCCGTTTACCATTGTGTTCCAAAAGGCTGGGTTCGCATTCGCCGCGTCGGTCATGAACGCCGTCATTCTTACCTCGGTCCTGTCCGCAGGCAACTCCGGCATGTACGCGTCCACCCGCATGCTGTGGGTGCTGGCCAAAGAAGGAAAGGCTCCGAAATGGTTTGCCAAAATCACGAAAAACGGCGTCCCGATCAACTCCCTGATCGTGACCGCACTCGTCGGAGCCCTCTGCTTCTTGTCCTCGCTGTTCGGGGATGGCACTGTCTACGTTTGGCTGCTCAACGCTTCCGGTATGTCCGGCTTTATCGCATGGCTGGGCATCGCAGTGAGCCACTACCGCTTCCGCAAGGCGCTGCTCGCCCAAGGGCGCGATTTGAGCGAGCTGCCTTACCGCGCGAAATGGTTCCCGATCGGCCCGATTCTGGCCTTCATCATTTGCTGTGTGGTCATCGTCGGCCAGAACTACTCGGCGTTCACCGGCGAGGCCATCGACTGGAACGGCGTCCTCGTGTCCTACATCGGATTGCCGCTGTTCATCGTGATATGGCTGGGTTACAAATTCGCCAAGAAAACCAAGATCGTATCTCTCGACAAGGTAGACTTCCGCATGGAAGAAGACGCTCGATAA
- a CDS encoding HAD family hydrolase: MSNLAVLFDLDGTLLDRDSSLLLFAQDQYDRFPELRIAERDVFIRRFIELDQHGYVWKDKVYQQLLVELSISALEWPVMLDDYLRHFPGHCVAFPGLSETLSRLKQQGARLALVSNGFGQFQYDNLKALGVEHLFDAILISEWEAVRKPDPAIFHRALDKLGVSAENAWFIGDHPDNDIRAARAAGLKTVWKRSGQFEAPPEADAVIGDLTELLEVILPADL; the protein is encoded by the coding sequence ATGTCGAACCTGGCTGTTCTTTTTGATCTGGACGGCACTTTGCTGGACCGCGATTCTTCGCTGCTCTTGTTTGCCCAGGATCAGTATGATAGGTTTCCGGAGCTTCGCATCGCGGAGAGAGACGTCTTCATCCGCCGCTTCATCGAGCTGGACCAGCATGGCTACGTATGGAAGGACAAGGTGTATCAGCAGCTCCTTGTTGAGCTTTCGATCTCCGCCTTGGAATGGCCTGTGATGCTGGACGACTACCTCCGCCATTTTCCCGGGCACTGCGTCGCGTTTCCAGGCCTGTCCGAAACCCTGTCCCGACTGAAGCAGCAAGGTGCCCGGCTGGCGCTGGTGTCCAACGGCTTCGGCCAGTTCCAGTACGATAATCTCAAGGCTCTTGGCGTCGAACACCTATTCGACGCAATTCTGATCTCCGAATGGGAAGCGGTGCGCAAGCCTGATCCGGCGATCTTTCACCGGGCATTGGACAAGCTCGGGGTGTCAGCGGAAAACGCCTGGTTTATTGGCGATCATCCCGACAACGATATTCGGGCCGCCCGTGCCGCCGGTTTGAAGACGGTGTGGAAGCGAAGCGGACAGTTCGAGGCGCCTCCCGAAGCAGACGCCGTCATCGGCGATCTGACGGAACTGCTTGAAGTCATCTTGCCCGCGGATCTCTGA
- a CDS encoding CidA/LrgA family protein: MKKIIKIMAQAAFFVIVSMLMNALVAWLGINIPGSIIGMFVVFFLLQLKWIRLEWIEAGASFLLAELLLFFIPPSVGIISYQNLMLHEGVQIFFVIAIGTAIVMACSGLVAEAISKRKGHSRS, translated from the coding sequence TTGAAAAAGATCATCAAAATCATGGCGCAAGCCGCTTTTTTCGTGATTGTCTCGATGCTGATGAACGCGCTTGTCGCCTGGCTCGGAATCAACATTCCCGGGAGCATCATCGGCATGTTCGTCGTATTTTTCCTGCTTCAGCTCAAATGGATTCGTCTGGAGTGGATCGAGGCAGGAGCCAGCTTCCTTTTGGCAGAGCTGCTGCTGTTTTTCATCCCGCCGTCTGTCGGAATCATCTCGTACCAAAATCTGATGCTCCATGAGGGCGTCCAAATCTTTTTCGTCATCGCGATCGGGACGGCGATCGTCATGGCGTGCAGCGGGCTCGTGGCGGAGGCCATTTCCAAACGGAAGGGGCATAGTCGATCATGA